Genomic DNA from Luteitalea sp.:
GCGGGATCGGCCAGGTACGTCCGGAGCGACACGATGTTGTGAACATCCATGTCGGCGGAGCGCAAGATCGCACGAATGTGTTGCCAAATCAGTTCCGCCTGCTCGTCGAACGACTCCGGCATCGTCTTCCCGTCGGACTCGTAGCCGTTGAGCCCACTGATAAAGAGAAAGCGTGCGTCGCCGCGAACCTCGACACCGTGACTGTAGGCCCGATACTGGGGGAATAGCTCAGGGGGATTGTGCTTGATCGTCGGCATGCACAGCGGATCTTAGCGCACAGTTGTGGACGCCTGCGTACGGTCGC
This window encodes:
- a CDS encoding RidA family protein, whose translation is MPTIKHNPPELFPQYRAYSHGVEVRGDARFLFISGLNGYESDGKTMPESFDEQAELIWQHIRAILRSADMDVHNIVSLRTYLADPADDEANVRMRVKHLGDHECASTVVCCRLLEPRWRLEVEAVAAA